DNA sequence from the Candidatus Poribacteria bacterium genome:
ACGGACTTGTTGGGCGATTAGGTGATGCTTGCCCAACTGTTTGACCCAGTTTCTTATGGTGCTGTTACTCCCAATCCCATACCGTTTCTGGGCTTGGTCAATCGTCAATATGCCGGATTCAATTTCATGGACTACCTGCTGTTTGAACGCTTGACTATACCTCTTGAAGATTCGATTGGCTAATCGATGAGACATCTGAATGCTCCTTTCTACAGCGTCTAATAGTGTAGTAATTAAGAGCA
Encoded proteins:
- a CDS encoding transposase; this encodes MSHRLANRIFKRYSQAFKQQVVHEIESGILTIDQAQKRYGIGSNSTIRNWVKQLGKHHLIAQQVRIETPDEVNQLKQLTADKQQLESALAQAHLKIAALESQICQAEKQFGIDLKKK